The nucleotide sequence AAGTGATAAGATCTCTATCTATACATAGAGCAGGCTCAGTACTAGGTATGGCAGGCACCTGTCCTGTATTTAGTTTTGCATCTTGGTTCTTGGATAGTTTCCAaaataatggtgtgtgtgtgtgagagatagttCCCTCTGTAACAAATCAAATCTGTCACGCGTCCTCCCTTCCATTCCAATACAACAACAGTAAAGACAGACATGACCAATCAAAAATGCACTGACCACTGAACGCACACCAACGGCTCAAGCTCAACCCAGATGAACCATCTTCCTCCTTATTTATTCACATCTGTAAACTCAAATTTAATCCAgaagataaaataaaaatagataaataaaataaCTGCTGCACCTTTGACCTGAAACAGTTCCAAAACAAACAGCTAATCCTCTTCCTCCCTTTTCAAAAATGTCATCCTCCAGTACAAAAAAAACAATATCAAATGAAGGCCTTGCAGCTTCTTGCTagagaaataaatcattctggtTTTTAAATACAGTGTTGCGGACAGGCAGTAGGTAGGTATGTACAGGtgagccctcctctcctctaccatcaaTCCCTCGCTCCCTGGCGCTGAGAGAGGGACGGTGCGGTCAGTGGGGCCGACTGCTGGACTCAGACACCTGCCGTTTACGGGGAGTACCGTAACCGTTAAGGCTGCTGTTCAGGCGTTTGTTTAGACCACCGTTCAGAATGTCCTGGATGTGCTGAACTATAAGGTTTATGGCAACTGTAAGGAGAGGGAAGAAAGCATTCAGAGGGCATTGAAGGATAATCTCACAAGGTTTTTCATTCCTCTCTTATCCAGATAAAATGAAAGCAAAACAAGTTCCAGAATTTAAAAGCATCACAATTTCACTAATAAGAACTGCAAATTAGTGAGAAATCTACAATTGACCTTGCCATTCCAAAACAGAGACAGTCAAACATTCCCAGGACAAAACGGTTAATCTAGTCTGATTTCCATAGCATGTCACACCATCTATCTCAGAACAGAAGAGCCATCCCTCACAGTCACATCAGCCTTAAGCAATTGTACTATCGCAGGGTAAGAGACTGCACTGATTACCAATGTAAATTACGGACTATGGGGAGCCGTGTTCCAATAATGAGTCAGTAGTGTTTGTCACATACCAGCATACTTGCTTGCTTACATAAGGCAGCCATCTTGAGAAACAAAGTAAAAAACTCACCAAGATTATCTGCTCCTCTGGGAATGATCACGTCAGCGCACTTCTTGGTCTACAGATGGTGAAGAAATAAATATGATTAGCAATACGATCTGAACCAGGGCCAGGGGGTTCAATACCTTTCAAGAGGAGGTCCATCTGTGCAACAACTAACAATGACACAAATAGATTGATCCAAGGTTGTTAAAATATTTGTTGTGGCAGTATCATAGCTAGGTACTCACTGGCAGACAGAACTCCTCAAAGGCAGGCTTAACAAAGGTGATGTATTGCGTTAGCACCTGCTCCAGATCCCTACCTCGCTCGCCGATGTCTCTGAGCACTGAGGAGGGAACACAGAACAGGAGTGGAGCTGTCAGTGTGATCTTTCCGGGATTCTTACGAAGCTAGTAGGCGTCTAcatcttttgtctgtaatgtcttttcaATATATGTCGGACCCCATATGTCGCCATTGACGTCAGCTAATGGAGATTGTAAGAAATTAAAATCATTCATGTCCTCCAGGCCCTATATTGGAAGCCCACTGCTGTCTTTATACAATTCACAAGTGTCATGTTTGATGCATTTCACCCAATGAAATGGGAAATATATATGTCTATCGTTTCACCTCTGCGTGAGAGCcgtgtgtctgcgtctgtgtcCACAAACAGCTTCATCTGGAACAGGTCCCTGATCTCCTGAGAGTAGAACATCAAGATGCCCTCGAACAGCACCACGTCTGCTGGGTACaccatcaccacctcctccttcctgatacacacacacaccgggtaGAGGGCAATGTGtatgaggtatgtgtgtgtggtgtgtgtgtccggACCACTAACCTGGAATGGGTGACAAAGTCATACACTGGGATTTGCACTGTTTTGCCCTCCAAGATGTCCCACAACGTTTTCACGATGAGCTCGTTGTCAAATGCAtctgagaagaggaagagaggacaaaGGAACTCAGAACcatggtgtgtctgtgtctccatGTCTGCTGGTGCCACCGTGCCAGACCATAGGATCTAGATCTAATCCCCACAAAGAGATGACATGTGGGATAGAATATATGCTGATATGGCTGGCAGATGCATGCTGGCCAGCCAACCCTTACAATATATGCCAGAATcagagctagccagccagcccagacTGGCTAAGATATATCAcacacagccagtcagtcagtcagccaaccagtcagtcagtccagactGACTAAGATATCACAGCCAGCCAAACACAAAGCCAGACTGCAATGACTAAGACATAGGTTGTGTCTGAAATAGCAAACTATTccccatttagtgcactacttctgatcagGGCCAGGGcccatacagtatctactagcggttgaccgattaattggaacggccgattaattagggccgatttcaagttttcataacaatcggaaatcggtatttttggacgccgattttgccgatATTTTTTTAAtacctctatttaactaggcaagtcagttaataacacattcttattttcaatgacggcctaggaacggtgggttaactgccttgttcaggggcagaacgacagattttgaccttgtcagctcagggattcaatcttgcaaccttacggttaactagtccaacgctctaaccacctgcctcacgaggagcctgcctgttacgcgaatgcagtaagaagccaaggtaagttgctagctagcattaaacttatcttataaaaaacaatcaatcaatcataatcactagttataactacatatggttgatgatattactagtttatctagcgtgtcctgcgttgcatataatcgatgcggtgcgcattcgcgaaaaaggactgtcgttgctccaacgtgtacctaaccataaacatcaatgcctttcttaaaatcaatacacagaagtatatatttttaaacctgcatatttacctAAAAGAAATCTAGGTTATCagacaatattaaccaggtgaaattgtgtcacttctcttgcgttcattgcacgcagagtcagggtatatgcaacagtttgggccgcctggctcaatgcgaactaatttgccagaattttacgtaattatgacataacattgaagtttgtgcaatgtaacaggaatatttagacttatggatggttccgtatttcactgaaagaataaacgttttgttttcgagatgatagtttccagattcgaccatattaatgacctaaggctcgtatttctgtgtgttattatgttataattaagtctatgatttgatagagcagtctgactgagcgatgataggcaccagcaggctcgtaagcattcattcaaacagcacttttctgcgttttgccagcagctcttcgctgtgcttcaagcattgcgctgtttatgacttcaagcctatcaactcccgagattaggctggtgtaaccaatgtgaaatggcaagctagttagcggggtgcgcgctaatagcgtttcaaacgtcactcgctctgagacttggagtagttgttccccttgctctgcatgggtaacgctgcttcgagggtggctgttgttgatgtgttcctggttcgagcccaggtagcggcgaggagaaggatggaagctatactgttacactggcaatactaaagtgcctataagaacatccaatagtcaaaggtatatgaaatacaaatcgtatagagagaaatagtcctataattcctataataactacaacctaaaacttcttacctgggaatattgaagactcatgttaaaaggaaccaccagctttcatatgttctcatgttctgagcaagaaacttaaacattagcttttttacatggcacatactgcacttttactttcttctccaacacttagtttttgcattatttaaaccaaattgaacatgtttcattatttatttgaggctaaattgattttattgatatattatattaagttaaaataagtgttcattcagtattgttgtaattgtcattattacaaatacatttttaaaaatcggcatcggcttttttaagtcctccaataatcggtatcggcgttgaaaaatcataatcggtcgacctctagtatctACCACACTGTCTGAGACAGACTGCTGAGTATCTACTCTGAGAGACTTTCAACACAGCAGTCTATCGCTGACCATCAGGCCATTCTGATCATTCTACTTCTAAGAACTGGAGGGGAAAGCCAAACAGAAGTTTTCCACATTATGAAACTCCATTTGAGTAGAAACAAAATCATGCAACCATTTGTTTTCAATGAGAGAAAAGCAAGCGGAAGTGAGAGTGGAGTCATCTTTTACACTGGAAACCaagagatacagtaccagtcaaaagtttggacacacctacttattcaagggttttgcgcttagctgtcatcaaggcaaagggtggctactttgaagaatctaaatatcaaatatatttagatttgttttacacttttttggttactacatgattccatatgtgttatttcatagttttgatgtcttcactattattctacaacgtagaaaatagtaaaaataaagaaaaaccctggaatgagcaggtgtgtctaaacttttgactgatgcTGTAGCTACATTTGATAGTTGGTAAAATATTCCAtacataaaaaatttaaaaatagtAACTATTTAGCAACTGACACACTGTAATGTATCCAGATGTATAGATAAATAAATAGATGAGCTAAATACCTGGGTGGTCGAAGTTGAACTGTCCCTTCAGTGCCTTGGCCTTCTGGTCCGGAGTAAGGACCCTGTAGAAGCTGTCTTGGCTGAGAATGGCCACCTGGCGCTGGTGATGGTCAATCTTGTTCTGGCCAAGCAGCTCCATGATCTTACCGCAGACAGAACTCTGGCcgggggaggaggaagatgagggggaggagaagaaacAGAGAGGATATCAAGTTATTAACAGTCTGTCTGGTTGTGATCTGAAGTAAGTTGTGATGTGGTTTTGATGTGTTCATTGAGATTTGCAGATAAAAGCATGTCAAAAATATGAATGGGTCATAAAACATACATTGATATACCAGATTATGACAGAGATGGATGCAGTATATTAGAAGACACATTTGCAGCTATGCACAATAGCTCAACGTGTGGTCACCTTGCCTGGTTTACAGCTGACTACAATATGCACGGTTAAGACCGTAACTTACATTTTAACACATGAAGTCCAAACCAGACATTAACATGTGTTTGCTTTGTAGTAGTTTCTTGTAGATAAATGTAGAAAATGTGTGCAGATAATGCAGATAAGAAATGATTTAACCCTTTCAcatgtagagcctctagccctgctcaatatgccttaaccaaccatgtagTTTCACATCCCAcatatgcggtgacatcacctggtttaaacatctctagagacaatctctctctcatcattactcaatgcctaggtttacctccaatgtactcacatcctaccatacctttgtttGTACATTATGCAATGAACCTATTctatcgcgcccagaaacctgctccttttactctctgttccgaacgtactagacgaccagttctgctagcctttagccgtacccttatcctactcctcctctggtgatgtagaggttaatcaaggccctgcagtgcctagctccactcctactccccaggtgctctcatttgctgacttctgtaactgtaaaagccttggtttcatgcatgttaaaattagaagcctcctcccgaagtgtgttttattcactgctttagcacactctgccaacctggatgtcctagccgtgtctgaatcctggcttaggaagaccaccaaaaaacCTGAAATTTCCAACCCTAACTACAACatcttccgacaagatagaaatGACAAAGGggacggtgttgcaatctactgcagagatagcctgcagagttctgtcttactatccaggtctgtacccaaacaatttgagcttctacttttaaaaatgcacctttccagaaacaagtctctcaccgttgccgcttgctatagaccaccctctgcccccaggtgtgccctggacaccatatgtgaattgatttccccccatctatcttcagagctcgtgctgctaggtgacctaaactgggacatgcttaacaccccggccatcctacaatctaagcttgatgccctcaatctcacacaaactaTCAATGAACCCACCTGGTACaatcccaaatccgtaaacacaggcaccctcatagatatcatcctaaccaacttgccctccaaatacacctctgctgtcttcaaccaggatctcagagaACACCGCCTcactgcctgcatccgtaattgATCTGTGATCaaacgacccccccccccatcgctgtcaaacgctccctaaaacacttcagcgagcaggcctttctaatcaacctggcctgggtatcctggaaggatattgacctcatcccatcagtagaggatgcctgattattctttaaaagtgccttcctcaccatcttaaataagcatgccccattcaatttttttttaaccagaAACAGATAttgcccttggttctctccagatctgactgcccttgaccagcacaaaaacatcatgtggcgttctgcattagcatcgaatagccaacgcgatatgcaacttttcagggaagtttggaaccaatatacacaggcagttaggaaagctaaggctagctttttcaaacagaaatgttcatcctgtagcacaaactcaaaaaagttctgggacgcTGTAAAGTCCATgtagaataagagcacctcctcccagctgcctactgcactgaggctaggaaatactgtcaccactgataaatccactataattgacaatttaaataagcatttttctacggctggccatgctttccacttgGCAACCCCTACCCCGATCAATAGCCCTGTACcctccacagcaacttgcccaagcctcccccatttctcctttacccaaaaccagatagctgatgttctgaaagagctgcaaaatctggacccctacaaatcagccgggctagacaatctggaccctctctttctaaaatgatctgccgaaattggtgcaacccctattactaccctgttcaacctctctttcttatcgtctgagattcccaaagattggaaagctgccgcggtcatccccctcttcgaagggggagacactctagacccaaactgctacagacctatatctattctaccctgcctttctaaggtcttagAAAGCTAAGTTAAcaaaacagattaccgaccatttcgaatcccaccgtaccttctccgctatgcaatctggtttcagagctggtcatgggggcacctcagccacgctcgaGGTCCTAAACGATTATCATAACCGCCATGGATAAGAGACATTACTATACAGcagtattcatcaacctggccaaggctttcgactctgcccatcaccacattcttatcggcagactcaacagccttggtttctcaaatgattgcctcgcctggttcaccaactacttctcagacagagttcagtgtgtcaaatcggagggcctgttgtccggacctctggcagtctctatgggggtgccacagggttcaattctcgggccgactctcttctctggatacatcaatgatgtcgctcttgctgcgggtgactctgatccacctctacgcagacgacaccattctgtatacatttacatttacatttaagtcatttagcagacgctcttatccagagcgacttacaaattggtgcattcaccttatgatatccagtggaacaaccactttacaatagtgcatctaactcttttaaggggggggggggttagaaggattactttatcctatcctaggtattccttaaagaggtggggtttcaggtgtctccggaaggtggtgattgactccgctgacctggcgtcgtgagggagtttgttccaccattggggtgccagagcagcgaacagttttgactgggctgagcgggaactgtacttcctcagaggtagggaggcgagcaggccagaggtggatgaacgcagtgcccttgtttgggtgtagggcctgatcagagcctgaaggtacggaggtgccgttcccctcacagctccgtaggcaagcaccatggtcttgtagcggatgcgagcttcaactggaagccagtggagagagcggaggagcggggtgacgtgagagaacttgggaaggttgaacaccagacgggctgcggcgttctggatgagttgtaggggttcaatggcacaggcagggagcccagccaacagcgagttgcagtaatccagacgggagatgacaagtgcctggattaggacctgcgccgcttcctgtgtgaggcagggtcgtactctgcgaatgttgtagagcatgaacctacaggaacgggtcaccgccttgatgttagttgagaacgacagagttgtcaaccgtgatggcgagatcatggaacgggcagtccttccccgggaggaagagcagctccgtcttgccgaggttcagcttgaggtggtgatccgtcatccacactgatatgtctgccagacatgcagagatgcgattcaccacctcaatatacctctggcccttctttggacactgtgttaactaacctccagacgagcttcaatgccatacaactctccttccttggcctccaactgttcttaaatgcaagtaaaactaaatgcatgctattcaaccgaacggtgcccgcacctgcccgcccgtccagcttcactactctggacggttctgacttagaatatgtggacaactacaaatacctaggtgtctggttagactgtaaactctccttccagactcacactaagcatctccaatccaaagttaaatctagaattggcttcctatttcacaacaaagcatccttcactcatgctgccaaacataccctcgtaaaactgaccatcctaccaatcctcgacattggcgatgtcatttacaaaatagcctccaacactctactcaacaaattggatgcagtctctcacagtgccatccgttttgtcaccaaagccccatataccacccatcactgcgacctgtacgctctcgttggctggccctcccTTCATACtcgccgccaaacccactggctccaggtcatctacaagtctctgctaggtaaagccccgccttatctcagctcactggtcaccatagcagcacccactcgtagcacgctctccagcaggtatatcttactggtcacccccaaagccaattcttcctttaaccacctttccttccagttctctgctgccactgactggaacgaa is from Salvelinus alpinus chromosome 16, SLU_Salpinus.1, whole genome shotgun sequence and encodes:
- the LOC139541472 gene encoding uridine-cytidine kinase 2-A-like, giving the protein MAGDSETRLDSQVENEKVTRQPFLIGVAGGTASGKSSVCGKIMELLGQNKIDHHQRQVAILSQDSFYRVLTPDQKAKALKGQFNFDHPDAFDNELIVKTLWDILEGKTVQIPVYDFVTHSRKEEVVMVYPADVVLFEGILMFYSQEIRDLFQMKLFVDTDADTRLSRRVLRDIGERGRDLEQVLTQYITFVKPAFEEFCLPTKKCADVIIPRGADNLVAINLIVQHIQDILNGGLNKRLNSSLNGYGTPRKRQVSESSSRPH